The nucleotide window TGTCTTCTAATAAGTGCTTTTATACGCAATAAAATCTCTTTTTCATCTATATTTTTTATAATACATTCATCACAGCCAGATAAAAAAGACGGTTTAATAATATTTGGAATTGAAGCTATAACCATTTTCATAGTCATATCATGATATTCATTTAATAATTGAATTAACTGAAATCTAGGAAGAGATTTTTCATTTATATTTATTAGATATAAATCATATAAATTATTATAAATACACTCCAAAAATTCACTATTATTACTACAAATATCTACTGAAAAATCATTATTTCTTAAAATTTCTATAATTTGAGAAATCGAATTATCACTACTTTCTAAAACTAAAATTTTTAATACCTTCAACAACTCTCTCCAATTTTACGATTAATAAAATTGTAAAATAAATCTATTAATTATCTGTTAGTTGAAATAGTATAGAATCACAAAAAAATTATATTTGGGAAAAAAATGATAAAACAAGCACAAAAAGATAATATTACAAATATTTCAACTCTTATTTTTGATGCAATTCATAATATTGCAAATACACTAACTGGTGAAAATGAAGAAAAACAAATACTAAAAACTTTAGATTTTTATATAACAATGGATATAAATAGATTAAGTTATAACAATATATACACTTATGAAATAGAAAATCAAATAGTAGGATTATTACTTGCTTACAATTCAAATAATATAAAAAAATTAGATAGCCCAATCTTAGAACATCTAAAAACTAAAAATATTTATTTAGATTCATTTGAAAAAGAGTGTTTTGAAGATGAGTTTTATATAGATACAGTTAGTGTTAATCCAAACTTTCAAGGACAAGGAATAGCAAAAAAACTTTTTGTTTATATAGAAGAAAAAGCAAAAGAGTTAGGTTTTGAAAAAGTTTCTTTACTTGTTGATTTTGAAAATCCAAAAGCTTTAGCTTTATATGAAAAAATAGGATTTAAAAAGAACACTATCTTAGAAGTGGCAAACCATAATTATCATCATATGATAAAAATGGTTTGAAATTAAGATTTAAAAAACTTTAGAATTTAAAAGTAAAAATAAAGCTAAAATAAACATAAAAATTGGAGCAGCTATTTCTAAAATATTTGCAAATATTTGTGATTTATTTGATACTTTATTAAGAGTTACTCCTAAAAAAGATGAAGCAAAAATCACTGTTGCCATTCCAAGACTTATGCTTATACTTGCCAAAATTACTGCAAAATATGTTTTTAATAAAAAAGCATAAACAAAAAGCAAAACTGTTCCAGGACAAGGTATTATTCCAGCTGTTAAAACAAAAATCAAATCTTGTTTTTTACTTCTTTTTGTATCTATTATTGGTCTATTATGACTTGTTTTTACAAAATTTATATTTTGTGGATTTAGTGAAAACTTTGTAGTTTCTAAAGGCACACTACAAGAACAACAAGAACATGATTTTTTAGTTAATTTTCTATATAAAATATATAAAGCTAAAAGCATTATAATAACTGCACAAAATGCTGTTACATATGAAATAGAATCTTCCATAAATCTATTTAAAACACTTTCAAGCACAAAAACAGAAAATAAAACTAAAATCAAAGCTCCAATAATATGAACAAAAGCAGTAACCAATGAAATAACAAAAGCTTCAAAATAAGAACTTTTTTGTGAAGAAAAATATGAGAAAGCCAAAGCTTTTCCATGACCTGGACCTAAAGCGTGAATTGCTCCATATAAAAATGAAGCCATAAGTAAAAATATCAAAGCAAATTTGTCACCATTTTCTATATCAACTAAATATTTTTTTATATTTAAAACAAATTTATCTAAAATATTTTCATTTTTTATTTGCTCATTTTTAACTTGTATTATTTCTTCTTTTTTTTCATTTTTAATTTCTTCAACTTTAGGAAGTAATACTTTTTCTTCTATTTTTTGTTCAGCTAAAGATGGAGCATTTATAGTAAAAATAACTTCATTTGTATTTGTCTGTTTTGATATTTTATAAGGTATATAAAATAATTGTTTCATATCTTCAAAAACAATCAAAAAATAACTCATATCATCAAAAATTTTTATTGTTAAGATGTTTTTATCATAAATTTTATAATTTAAATCAATATTATATTCAAAATTTAAAATGGAATTTTTGTAAGTTAATTTGTAATTTTTTACTTTAAAAGGTAAAGGTTTTTTATCTATTTTATTATCATAAGAGATTGTAGTTAAGAAATTTTTTGGTTCTATATAATCAATCAAAGATTGTTGAATTAAAGCTAATTCTTTTTCTTCAAATTTTCCATCTAAATTCAAATCATAAATTTTAAATAACTCTTCTTGAAACTCTTTTGCAAAATTCCAATTTACTTTTAAAGTTTTTATATACTCTTTATCAGCTTTTATTTGAGTAGATACATGAGTTCTTGGACTATAAATAGAACATAAAGAGCATCCAAATAGGATACTCTTAAATAACAAAAATATTATAAAATATCTAATCATTTATAACTATTAGCTATTTCATTTGCCGTTTTTAATAAATCTTTTGACCAGTTTTCAGATAAAGGGTCAATTGCTACAACATTTGCTCCAATATTTTTAGAGATTGTTTGTGCACTTTTTTGAGAAAATTGTGGAGAAACAAAAACTATTTTTATGTTATGTTTTTTAGCTTCTTCTATTAACTCAACTAATTCATTTGGTTTTGGCTCTTTTCCTTCAATTTCAATAGAGATTTCTTCAATTTCATATCTTTTTGCAAAATATCCCCAAGAAGGATGGAATACCATAAATGCTTTGTCTTTATATGGAGCTAAAATATTTTTAATATCAGCATCTAAAGTATCAAGTTCTTTTAAAAACTCTTCATAATTTGTTTTATAAAAATCACTATTTGCTGAATCAATTTTTACCATTGCTTCATAAATATTTTTTGCTTGAATTTTTACTAAAATTGGATCTAACCAAATATGTGGATCTAATCCAGTATGGTCATGTCCATGTTCTTCATGCTCATCTTCGTCATGGTCATCATGTTTCGCTTCATGTTCGTGTTCATGTTTTGCTTCATGATTAGCTTCTTCATCGTGATGTTCATGTTTTGCCATTTCTATTTTTTCAATTCCAATTGTTGTATCAACAAATAGAGTATTTTTTGCACTTTGTTTTAATTTTTCTAACCAAACTTTTTCAAAAGAATCTCCAATTAAAAAATATGCTTTTGAAACAACTAAAGATTTCATTTGAGATGGTTTTGGTTCATAATTATGAGGAGAAGCTCCTGGTTTAACCATTACATTTATCTCATATTTATCTTTTACAATTTTTTGAACAAAATATTTTTGAGGTAAAATATTTACAGTTAATTCTGGCTTTGAGGCATATAAAAATGAACCTAAAGCAATGAATAAAAATATAATTCTTTTCAAATTTTTTCCTTTACTATTTTGCAACCAAGTTGCAATTTTTTTGTAATTCTAATCTCATTAATCTTTAATGCAACTTAGTCGTAAAACTAATTTTAAAAAAAAATTGCTATAATCTTAACTATGAATATATTAGATAATTTAACAAACATTACAAATATCAAGCTTACAAGTGCTAGAAAATCTATTTTAGAACTTTTAGTAAATTCAAATAAACCTTTATCTTACGAAGATATGAAAGATTATATTTCTATGGATAAAGCAACCTTTTATAGAAATATTACTATTTTCGAAGAGGAAAATTTGATAAGTTCTTTTGAATCAAATGATAAAAAAAGATACTTCGAAATTAAAAAAAATCAACACTCTCACTTTATTTGTTCAGAGTGCTCGAAAATTGAGTGTATTCATGAAAAATTAGATTTTGTTATGCCTGGATATAAAATTGAAAATATTATTATCAAAGGTATATGCAAAAATTGTATGGAAGGAAAAGAATGATAAAAAAGTTTTTAGTAATTGAAGATTTTATTTCAAAAGAAGCATTAAGTGGAATTATTCTGTTTATTGCTACTGTTGCAGCTGTTATTGTTGCAAATTCAAGTTTAGGTCAAGCTTACTATGATTTATGGCATATGCCTTTAGGTATAACTTTAGGTGATAGAACTATTTCTATGAACTTAACTTATTGGATAAATGATGGGTTAATGGCTCTATTTTTTCTTATGGTAGGACTTGAAATAAAAAGAGAAATGATAATAGGTGAACTTTCAAGTGCAAGTAAAGCCTCTTTTCCAATCGTTGCTGCAATTGGAGGGATGGTAATCCCAGCTTTGATTTATGTTGCATTTAATAGTGAAAATCCAATGGGATTTGGTATTCCAATGGCAACAGATATTGCATTTGCTTTAGGTATCTTAATGCTTTTAGGAACAAAAGTAAATCCTGCTGTTAAACTATTTTTAGTTGCCCTTGCTGTTGTTGATGACTTAGGTGCTGTTTTAGTAGTTGCAACCGTTTACACAAGTGAAATTAAATTTGAATATTTTTTACATGCAGGAATTGCATATGGACTTATCTGGTTTTTAAATTACAGTGGTGTAAAAAAAATCTTACCATATCTAATTTTAGGAATATTCTTATGGGTATTTATCCATGAAATTGGAATTCATGCGACAATCGCTGGAGTTTTATTAGCTTTTGCTATTCCAATTAGTTCTAAAATAGATGAAAAAGAGTTTATTCAAAAAACAAGAGATTCAGTAGATGATTTTGAAAAAAACATAGATGAAATTCCTATTTTAAATCATCATCAAACAGATGCTTTAGAAAGTATTGCTTATGGATACGATAAAGTTCAAAATCCATTAGTTAGACTTGAGCATAACCTGCATGGTTTATCTGCATTTTTTATTATGCCTTTATTTGCATTTTCAAATGCAGGAGTTTTAATAGACTTCACAACAGTTTCAGCAAATCTAATGATAGTTTCAGGAGTTGTTTTTGGATTATTAATTGGAAAACCAATAGGTATTTTTGGTTTTACTTATCTTTTAACAAAATTAAGAATTATTAAAAAACCTGAAAACATCTCTTGGTTTGAAGTAATTGCAGTTGGTTTCTTAGGTGGTATTGGATTTACAATGTCAATTTTTATCACTCATTTAGCTTTTGTTGATGAAGGAATTATTGCTGCTGTGAAACTTGGAATCTTCGGAGCTTCATTTATAGCTGCTGTATTTGGTATTTTATTAATTTTAGCAAGTAATAGAAAAAAATATAACTCTTAAAATTAGAGAATTAGGCAAATTTTATAGAGTTTTAATCTAACTATTTTCTCTTTTATTCTTATATAATCAAAAAAAACATAAAGGATAAAAGATGAAAATAGCACTTATTACTGGTGCTAGTAGAGGTTTAGGAAAAAATATGGCTCTACAACTAGCAAAAAAATCTTATAATATAATTTTTACATACAATAATTCAAATAATGCTGCTTTAGAAGTTATAAAAGAAATAGAGAGTTTTGGGCAAAAAGCATTTGCAATAAAACTAAATACCTTAGAAGTAGACTCTTTTGATATTTTTGTAGAAGAATTTAAAAATTGTCTAAAATTAAATTTTGATACAAATTGTTTTGATTTATTGATAAACAATGCAGGAATCGGAATAAATAACTCTTTCGAAAATACAACTCTAAAAGAGTTTGATGATTTGATGAATATACATATTAAAGCACCATTTTTTTTAACTCAAAAACTACTTCCATATATCAAAGATAATGGAAATATCTTAAATATTTCAACAGGGCTTACAAGATTTAGTTTAGATGGATTTTGTGCTTATGCAACTATGAAAGGAGCGGTTGAAGTTATGACAAAGTATCAAGCTTTAGAGTTAGGGAAAAGAGGAATAAGTGTAAATGTAATAGCACCTGGAGCAATTGAGACTGATTTTGGAAATGGTGTAGTTAGGGATAATGAAGAAATAAATAAATTAATTGCTTCTAAAATTGCTTTAGGAAGAGTTGGTGTTGCAAATGATATTGGAGAAGCTGTCGCTAATTTAGTTTCATCAGAATGTAAATGGATAAATGGACAAAGAATAGAAATTTCAGGAGGAATGTGTTTATAAATGAAAGATTTACTTGAAGAGTTAAAAAACTTAGTTTTAAAAGAGAGTTTGATTGAGGGAATTAATACTACAAATATTCCTTCAATGATAATTTTCAAATCTTCAAATATAACAAAAGAGTTGCAAACAGTTTATGAACCATCACTATTTGTAATTTTACAAGGAGCGAAGATTGTAACTATTGGAAAAAAAGTTATAACTTATGATAACTCCTCTTTTTTAATCTCATCTACATATCTTCCTATTTCAGGAAGAATAGTAAAAGCTTCAGAAAATGAACCCTTTTTATCTTTTAAAATCTCTTTTACTTTAGAAGAGATTTTTGAAGCAATAAAAGAGTTTTCTATTACTTTAGATAAAAATAAAAGCTCTTTAGCCCTTTGCTCATATAAAATAAATGAAGAATTATTGGATACAGTTTTTAGACTTTTTAAACTTTCTAAAAAAGGAAAAGATATAGAAACTCTTTTAAAAATGTATAAAAAAGAGTTACTTTACCATTTACTTATCACTAATAAAACTATTGAACTTTTACAACTTAGTTTTATTGAAGGAAATGCTTATAAAATTTCAAAAGCTATCTCTTTTATGAATAAAGATTTATATGAATCTTTAAGTGTAGAAGAGATTGCAAAAAGAGTAAATATGAGTGTTTCTAACTTTTTTAAATATTTTAAAACTTTTACAGCATTAACTCCTTTGCAATATAGAAAAATACAAAAACTTCAAGAAGCAAGAAGATTGATGATTACACAAAATATGGATATTTCAGGAGCTGCTTTTCAAGTTGGTTATCTAAGTAACTCCCAATTTAGTAGAGAATATACCTCTTATTTTGGTATAAATCCTAGTTTAGATATAAAAAATATTAAAAAAAGTGGTATTGCCTTATTTAATACATAGCTAAAATTTTCTTCCATCATAATAATTAAAAAGATAAAATTTTAATCAATTCATCTTTTTCTTTCCATTCATTTATAACTTCCTTAGAAAATACTACTTTTTTGATGTCTAATTCAATTAACTCCATATCTTCTCTAAAAGCTTCTGCATAGCCTGTTTTAGTTTCATGCACTCTCACGGATGTTACTAAAACATCCCCTTCTGCATTTGAAAAAGTTGTGTGTTTTAGAATATGGTCAATAAACTTTAAGAACATTAAACTATAAGATTCAGCACTTGGTGATACTGGCATTTCTATCCAACGTTCACTATTAGTTTTAAAAAAGTTTTTAAACTCTTCTTTTTCTTCACTCCACATTGAATAAGCATGGTCAAAAGAGTCTATAATATTTTCAATATGTTTTTTTGTTAAACCAAAATCTAAAATCATATATCCATTATCCAACTTATTTGAAGTAAAAAATACTTCAACAATATAAGAGTGTCCATGAATTGACTTTTTACATCTATTTGTAGAGCAGTTTCTCACTATATGAGCACCTTCAAATTTAAATTTTTTTCTTATAATCATCTTCTTCTCCTTTGAATAAATTATTTATTCAATACTCCAACGCAAAGTTTTACCAGCAAACATTGGAACTACTTGTTCAGTTTCATTACTATAAATTTCAGGAACTATAAAATCTTTTTTGATTAAATTAACTTCTTTTTTAATAGGCATTAGATTATAAATTCTTTGTGCATTTAAACTTACAAAATTATTTAGATTGTCTAATTTTTCATGCTTTTCAAATAATTCTGTTAAAACTTGTAGTGCTATTGGTGAAGAGAAAATACCTGCTGCACCATCTGCTGCTTCTTTGTTATTTTTTGGATGTGGTGCAGAATCTGAACCAAACATTATTTTAGGATGAGCGTCTAATACAACTTTTAATAAAGCATCTCTATCTTCATATCTTTTAACTATAGGTTTACAAAACAAATGTGGATTTAATCCTCCACCAGCAACATCATCAAGGGTTAAAAGAAGATGATGAATTGTAACTGTTGCATATAAGTTTTCATATTTATCCAGTAAAGTTACTGCTTCTTTAGTTGAGATATGTTCCATAATTATTTTAAGATTTGGGAAATTTATTGCTAAAGATTCATAAATAGGTAAAAACTCTTTTTCCCTATCCATTACAAAACCTTTTGTTTCTCCATGTACACACAAAGGTATGCCTAATTTACTCATTGCTTCAAGAGTTGGTCTTAAAATTTCAACATCCATTGAAGATACACCAGTTTGGGAATTTGTTGTAACACCAAAAGGATAAAGTTTTACTGCAATTATCTCATCTTTTATATCTTCTAAAAATGAATATGTATAATCTACTTGAAAAAATATCGTAAGATAAGGATTAAAATCATCATCTTTACAAGCTTCTTTTATTCTTTTTTTATATGATAAAAGAGCTTCTTTTGTAGTAATTGGAGGAACAAGATTTGGCATTACAAGTGCTCCTACAAAATCTTTTGATGTTTTAGAAGCTACAAGTTTTAACATCTCATCATCTCTTAAATGAAGATGCATATCTAAAGCAGAATTTATAATAAATCTTTCCATATTAAATAATTTCCTTTTTTTATTTTGGGCATTTTAACTAAAGAGTTTTTAAATGCAACTAAGTTGCATTTAAATCTTATTTGCTAATATTTCAATAAAAAAAGGGAAAAAATGAGAAAAATGCCTTTAGATATTCTTGAAGCTTGGATGAATGCAATTAATACTGCTAATATAGAAAAACTACTTAACTTATATGATGATCACGCTGTATTAATTCCTACATTTTCAAATAGATTATTAAATACACCAGATAAATTAAAAGATTATTTCGAAAAATTAGGTAGTAGAGAAGAACTAAGTATTGCCCTTCATGAAAAAACTGTGATTTCTCAAGAAATTCAAAATCAAATTTTTTCATTAAGTGGTATTTATAATTGGAGATTTGCAGTTGATGGTGAATTACTAAACTTTGAAGCTCGTTTTAGTTATGTTTTAGATATTTCAAGACCTAAGCCTATTTTACATCACCATTCATCACAAATACCACGTATGTTATAAAGTTTAAATAGGTATTAATTTATTTAATACCTAAAACTCTTTTCATAAATAAAGAAGCTGTTAAATCCCCTGTTACATTTATTGTAGTTCTGCACATATCTAATATTCTATCGACTCCTAAAATAAGTGCTATTCCTTCAAGTGGAACTCCAATACTTTGTAAAATTGTTGCAAGTATTACAATACCAACTCCTGGAGTACTTGGTGTTCCAATTGATGCTCCAACAGTTGTCAATGCTAAAATAACCAATTCAAAAAAAGATAAATCTATTCCAAAAATTTGAGTTAAAAAAACTGCTGCACTTACTTGATAAAGTGCTGTTCCATCCATATTTATAGTTGCACCCAAAGGTATTACAAATTTTGAAATAGTTGGAGGTATATTTAGTTTTGTTTCTGCTGTATTAATTGAAAGTGGCATCACTGCAGCCGAACTTGAAGTTGAGAAAGCCATAAGTTGAACTTCTTTTATCTTTCCTAAAAATTGAAATGGTTTCATATTTGAAGAGAGATAAACTATAATTAAATAAAAACACAAAAGTAATATCAACCCAAAAAGTACAGTTAAAATATACATAAACATTGAAGAAATTGCTTGAAAACCTATTTTTATTGTTATATTACAAATAAGTCCAAATACTGCATAAGGAGCTAGTTTCATAGCCCATTCTACTATTTTCATTGAAAAAGCTTGAATTGATTTTGATAAATCAACCAAAGGTTTTGATTCCTCTTCTTTTAGATTTAAAAGAGCAACTCCAACAAAAATAGCTAAAACAACAAAAGCTAAGATATTTCCTGCAAGTTCTGCTTTTGCAACACTTACAGGTATTAAATCTACTATCATATCTGGAATTGATATATTTTGTATTGTTTTTGCTACTTGAGTATTTGCTACACTCATTTGAGATATTACTTCTTTTGAAACATACGAACCGGGATTAATTATAGTTGTATTTATTATCCCTAAAAACACTGCAACTAATGTAGTTAAAATAAAATAAGGGAAAATAAAAAATCCCAATTTTTTTAAAGTTTCGACACTTTGAGCACTTACAATTCCTAAAATTATAGAACTAACAACTAAAGGAATAACTATCATTTTTATTAATGCTAAAAAAATATTTCCAATCAAAGCTATCCATGGAGCTAACATAAAAGAAAGCTTTTCATCTACCATTGCAAATGCACTTGGTGATAAAAATAAACCTAAAATCAAACCAAGAATCATTCCAACAATAACTTTAAACCATAATTTCTTTAGCATCTTAATCCTTTTTTATTTTATAAAATATCGAATATAAAACTGGTGTAAAAACCAAAGTTAAAATAGTTGAAACCATTAAACCAAATATTATAGAAATAGCCATTGGTTCCCACATAATTCCACCACTATACCATAAAGGAACAAGTCCTAAAACAGTTGTAAGTGTTGTTAAAACAATCGGTCTAAATCTACTAATACTAGCTTCAATTATAGCTTTATATGGTGAAAAACCATTCTCTATTTCTTCTATTTTTATTCTTTCAAGTAAAACAATTGCATTATTTATAACTATTCCAGAAAGAGAGATAATCCCTAGAAGAGTCATAAAACCAAAATATGAATTTGTAATAAATAATCCATAAGAAACTCCAATTATTCCCAATGGAATTGAAGTTAATATAATCAAAGGTTTTTTTATTGAATTAAACTGCGCAACCATCAAAAGTAAAATTGACATAAAAGCTATTGGAAGATTTACAACTATTGAATCATTTGCTTTTCCAGAAGCTTCATATTCTCCTCCAAACTCATAATAATATCCAAGTTCAAAAGATTTTGAAAACTGCTCAAGCCAAGGTTTTATCTCTTCAAAAATCAAAAGTGCATTGTAGCCATCTTCTATTTCTGCTCCAACTGTTATTGTTTTTAACCTATC belongs to Arcobacter defluvii and includes:
- a CDS encoding response regulator transcription factor → MKVLKILVLESSDNSISQIIEILRNNDFSVDICSNNSEFLECIYNNLYDLYLININEKSLPRFQLIQLLNEYHDMTMKMVIASIPNIIKPSFLSGCDECIIKNIDEKEILLRIKALIRRQFKIYSDSIHIRKNIEYEIFHKKILIDKTEVHLGEKPLLILDYLLKFRGLFVSSENLENGVYPANSNNKNGVIRFHIHKLRQILGNDIIVSNRVNGYKINI
- a CDS encoding GNAT family N-acetyltransferase, with the protein product MIKQAQKDNITNISTLIFDAIHNIANTLTGENEEKQILKTLDFYITMDINRLSYNNIYTYEIENQIVGLLLAYNSNNIKKLDSPILEHLKTKNIYLDSFEKECFEDEFYIDTVSVNPNFQGQGIAKKLFVYIEEKAKELGFEKVSLLVDFENPKALALYEKIGFKKNTILEVANHNYHHMIKMV
- a CDS encoding DUF1007 family protein, which encodes MIRYFIIFLLFKSILFGCSLCSIYSPRTHVSTQIKADKEYIKTLKVNWNFAKEFQEELFKIYDLNLDGKFEEKELALIQQSLIDYIEPKNFLTTISYDNKIDKKPLPFKVKNYKLTYKNSILNFEYNIDLNYKIYDKNILTIKIFDDMSYFLIVFEDMKQLFYIPYKISKQTNTNEVIFTINAPSLAEQKIEEKVLLPKVEEIKNEKKEEIIQVKNEQIKNENILDKFVLNIKKYLVDIENGDKFALIFLLMASFLYGAIHALGPGHGKALAFSYFSSQKSSYFEAFVISLVTAFVHIIGALILVLFSVFVLESVLNRFMEDSISYVTAFCAVIIMLLALYILYRKLTKKSCSCCSCSVPLETTKFSLNPQNINFVKTSHNRPIIDTKRSKKQDLIFVLTAGIIPCPGTVLLFVYAFLLKTYFAVILASISISLGMATVIFASSFLGVTLNKVSNKSQIFANILEIAAPIFMFILALFLLLNSKVF
- a CDS encoding metal ABC transporter solute-binding protein, Zn/Mn family; this translates as MKRIIFLFIALGSFLYASKPELTVNILPQKYFVQKIVKDKYEINVMVKPGASPHNYEPKPSQMKSLVVSKAYFLIGDSFEKVWLEKLKQSAKNTLFVDTTIGIEKIEMAKHEHHDEEANHEAKHEHEHEAKHDDHDEDEHEEHGHDHTGLDPHIWLDPILVKIQAKNIYEAMVKIDSANSDFYKTNYEEFLKELDTLDADIKNILAPYKDKAFMVFHPSWGYFAKRYEIEEISIEIEGKEPKPNELVELIEEAKKHNIKIVFVSPQFSQKSAQTISKNIGANVVAIDPLSENWSKDLLKTANEIANSYK
- a CDS encoding Fur family transcriptional regulator — encoded protein: MNILDNLTNITNIKLTSARKSILELLVNSNKPLSYEDMKDYISMDKATFYRNITIFEEENLISSFESNDKKRYFEIKKNQHSHFICSECSKIECIHEKLDFVMPGYKIENIIIKGICKNCMEGKE
- the nhaA gene encoding Na+/H+ antiporter NhaA, which produces MIKKFLVIEDFISKEALSGIILFIATVAAVIVANSSLGQAYYDLWHMPLGITLGDRTISMNLTYWINDGLMALFFLMVGLEIKREMIIGELSSASKASFPIVAAIGGMVIPALIYVAFNSENPMGFGIPMATDIAFALGILMLLGTKVNPAVKLFLVALAVVDDLGAVLVVATVYTSEIKFEYFLHAGIAYGLIWFLNYSGVKKILPYLILGIFLWVFIHEIGIHATIAGVLLAFAIPISSKIDEKEFIQKTRDSVDDFEKNIDEIPILNHHQTDALESIAYGYDKVQNPLVRLEHNLHGLSAFFIMPLFAFSNAGVLIDFTTVSANLMIVSGVVFGLLIGKPIGIFGFTYLLTKLRIIKKPENISWFEVIAVGFLGGIGFTMSIFITHLAFVDEGIIAAVKLGIFGASFIAAVFGILLILASNRKKYNS
- a CDS encoding SDR family NAD(P)-dependent oxidoreductase, translated to MKIALITGASRGLGKNMALQLAKKSYNIIFTYNNSNNAALEVIKEIESFGQKAFAIKLNTLEVDSFDIFVEEFKNCLKLNFDTNCFDLLINNAGIGINNSFENTTLKEFDDLMNIHIKAPFFLTQKLLPYIKDNGNILNISTGLTRFSLDGFCAYATMKGAVEVMTKYQALELGKRGISVNVIAPGAIETDFGNGVVRDNEEINKLIASKIALGRVGVANDIGEAVANLVSSECKWINGQRIEISGGMCL
- a CDS encoding AraC family transcriptional regulator yields the protein MKDLLEELKNLVLKESLIEGINTTNIPSMIIFKSSNITKELQTVYEPSLFVILQGAKIVTIGKKVITYDNSSFLISSTYLPISGRIVKASENEPFLSFKISFTLEEIFEAIKEFSITLDKNKSSLALCSYKINEELLDTVFRLFKLSKKGKDIETLLKMYKKELLYHLLITNKTIELLQLSFIEGNAYKISKAISFMNKDLYESLSVEEIAKRVNMSVSNFFKYFKTFTALTPLQYRKIQKLQEARRLMITQNMDISGAAFQVGYLSNSQFSREYTSYFGINPSLDIKNIKKSGIALFNT
- a CDS encoding 6-pyruvoyl trahydropterin synthase family protein, whose product is MIIRKKFKFEGAHIVRNCSTNRCKKSIHGHSYIVEVFFTSNKLDNGYMILDFGLTKKHIENIIDSFDHAYSMWSEEKEEFKNFFKTNSERWIEMPVSPSAESYSLMFLKFIDHILKHTTFSNAEGDVLVTSVRVHETKTGYAEAFREDMELIELDIKKVVFSKEVINEWKEKDELIKILSF
- the pyrC gene encoding dihydroorotase — translated: MERFIINSALDMHLHLRDDEMLKLVASKTSKDFVGALVMPNLVPPITTKEALLSYKKRIKEACKDDDFNPYLTIFFQVDYTYSFLEDIKDEIIAVKLYPFGVTTNSQTGVSSMDVEILRPTLEAMSKLGIPLCVHGETKGFVMDREKEFLPIYESLAINFPNLKIIMEHISTKEAVTLLDKYENLYATVTIHHLLLTLDDVAGGGLNPHLFCKPIVKRYEDRDALLKVVLDAHPKIMFGSDSAPHPKNNKEAADGAAGIFSSPIALQVLTELFEKHEKLDNLNNFVSLNAQRIYNLMPIKKEVNLIKKDFIVPEIYSNETEQVVPMFAGKTLRWSIE
- a CDS encoding nuclear transport factor 2 family protein — protein: MRKMPLDILEAWMNAINTANIEKLLNLYDDHAVLIPTFSNRLLNTPDKLKDYFEKLGSREELSIALHEKTVISQEIQNQIFSLSGIYNWRFAVDGELLNFEARFSYVLDISRPKPILHHHSSQIPRML
- a CDS encoding dicarboxylate/amino acid:cation symporter — translated: MLKKLWFKVIVGMILGLILGLFLSPSAFAMVDEKLSFMLAPWIALIGNIFLALIKMIVIPLVVSSIILGIVSAQSVETLKKLGFFIFPYFILTTLVAVFLGIINTTIINPGSYVSKEVISQMSVANTQVAKTIQNISIPDMIVDLIPVSVAKAELAGNILAFVVLAIFVGVALLNLKEEESKPLVDLSKSIQAFSMKIVEWAMKLAPYAVFGLICNITIKIGFQAISSMFMYILTVLFGLILLLCFYLIIVYLSSNMKPFQFLGKIKEVQLMAFSTSSSAAVMPLSINTAETKLNIPPTISKFVIPLGATINMDGTALYQVSAAVFLTQIFGIDLSFFELVILALTTVGASIGTPSTPGVGIVILATILQSIGVPLEGIALILGVDRILDMCRTTINVTGDLTASLFMKRVLGIK